Part of the Anguilla rostrata isolate EN2019 chromosome 10, ASM1855537v3, whole genome shotgun sequence genome, GAGCTGTTCTAATCACTGGTAATGCGCTGGGCCCAGTATCAAGAATCCAGCACCCTGCAGCCCATGCCATGAAAATGAAGACTCTTcaagaaattaagaaattaataaGACTCTTACCCTTATTTCCTCATACGCCTTTTCCACAGTCGTGACTTCATGGTCCTGATGTTCACCAGAAAGTTTATCCTCAGCTGAAATTGGGCACCGGCAGACCAAACAGAAGGTGTTTAAGCTTTCTCTTTTCAAATCGGTTTTGACCATTTCAGCCTCAGACAGGGGGATTCCATCCAAGGATTCAATGATTTCATAGTCTGCCTCGAGCCCTTGATCTCTATCGACCTCTTGCATGGAATCAAGGGCTTCATCGGGAAGTTCTGGGGATTCTGTCTCTTTGACTACTTCAGTCTCCAGTTTTGGAAGCTCGCTTGCCTCTTGCTGGGTGATGATATCATAATCCAGTTCTGCGGCCACTTCCTCGTCATGGTGTAGAAACTGGAACGGCTCAGGTGCTGAGAGCATGGCCTCATGGCCAAAGGCAGACAGGTCCTCCTGAGGGGAGAAACTCCTGAGCGGAGGCCTCaggccttcctcctcctccccttcttctTCCTCCACTGCTTCAGCCATAACCAATGGGGACAGCCTAAGCAAtatcctctctctgttttcagcGAGTCCTGAATCGGGTTTTAACTGATTATCTCTGTGCCACTCATGAATATTTAGAAGCTCTCTGTCTGTTCCCCTATGAATTTGAGCTTTCTGTGCTTCTCCCACTGCTTCAGTAGAATTCCTCCCATCATCAAGAAACAGGAGCCCATTGTCCTCCGGCAAAatggcctcctcttcctctttgatCAAATAAGTGTTGCCATCTTTAGATGTTCTGTGTGGAAACTGAGGTTCTACCTTGGATGTCTGTTCAGTTTCTGACATTGAGACATCCTGTTCAACCAGGTCCTCTCTTGCTTCTATTGCTGAAACTGGGTGCTTTTCTTTAACCTCCTCCTCTGTTGTGACTACACAAATATCTTCTGgaggttcattttttaaattaacttcaTCCTTGCTCTCCACATCTGCAGCAGTTGTATCACCTcttgaaatgtcactgacagAGATTATTTCATGTGATAAGCATTCTGGCTCCTCACTTTCAGTTTTGATCTTTTCATCAGGTTCCACAACTACATCTGTTGCTTCAGCTTCCTGATCTACATGTTCTTGTTCAGCtctcatttgaatattttcactgtCAGTGACAATTTCCTTGTGTACACTTTCAGCCCTCTTAACATCTACTGATTCTTCCACCCTTTCTTTGGCAATTTCCTTGTCGGTGACTGCTtctatttgaatattttcactgtCAGTGACGATTTCCTTGTGTACACTTTCACTCCTCTCAACATCTACTGATTCTTCCACCTTTTCTTTGACAATTTCCTTGTCAGTGACTGCTtctatttgaatattttcactgcCAGTGACAATTTCCTCATGTACACTTTCACTCctctcaacatccactgattcCTCCACCTTTTCTTTGGCAATTTCCTCGTCAGTGACTGCTtctatttgaatattttcactgtCAGTGACAGTTTCCTCACGTACACTTTCACTCTTTTTAACATCTACGgactcttcctctttttctttggcAATTTCCTCATCAGTGactgttttaatttgaatattttcactgtCAGTGACAGTTTCCTCACGTACACTTTCACTCTTTTTAACATCTACGgactcttcctctttttctttggcAATTTCCTCATCAGTGactgttttaatttgaatattttcactgtCAGTGACAATTTCCTCATGTACACTTTGACTCCTCTCAAAATCTATTGattcttcctccttttctttGGCAATTTCCTCATCAGTGACTGCTTCTATCTGAATAGTTTCACTGTCAGTGACAATTTCCTCATGTACACTTTCACTCCTCTCAATATTTACTGATTCTTCCACCTTTTCTTTGGCAATTTCCTCATCAGTGACTACTTCCTCGCAGGTCTCTTCTGGCTTAACAATTGTCAAGTCAGGGACTATTTCTTGCTGCATAATTGCAACCTCCTGATCTATAGCCTCCCCTTTAGTTCTGTTAATTCCATCAGTGTCTGGGACTGCGCTTTCGAGACAGTGAGCTATACCTGATTCCTTGTTTGTATCTTCTACAGATTCCCTGCCACTGGCTATTTGTTCACATGTTTCTTCAGATGTTACGACTATAATTTCAGGGGCTATTTCTTGATCCATAATTTCAGTCTCCTGATCTACTGCAGCTTCATCAGATTTTATCAGATTTTCTTCTTTGCTGGGGGCTATTTCCTCACATATGGTTTCAGGACTTATAGCTACCTCTAGTCCTTCTGTTGTATCTGTGACAGTTTCCTTAACACTGGCTTTTTTCTCAGATATTTCTTCAGGTTGAAATTCTATTTCCTTCTCTGCCAGACGATCTGAAGGCTGAGTGCTCTCAATCTCTTTCTCCTTATCCTCAACTGGTTTTTCAACATCACACACCTCTGGactctttctccctgtcatGTCTACTTCCTCCTGCTGAATAGCCATCTCTGAATCTTCGGTTTTGTCCTCCGACATCTTGTTGACTGACTCACAGACTTCACGTGGACTTGGGCTTCTCCTAAAACTTTCTGTACtttctcccttttctttttcctccttaatatcatcctcttcctctacaCGCGTTAGGCAGCCCGTGAGCTCAAATTCGCTTTGTGACCATATCAATCTGCCCCCTTCAGGAGGATCATCTGCAACAGGCACTTCCTCAGTCACAGGAGTCTCgtctttcaaaataaacttttccAAATACCCGCTTGCATCGTCAGAGTCAGACAGCCGTCTTTGGAAAGACTTCTCAGAGACCACACTCTCCACGTCCGAAaattcctcctccttctttctAACACCCACCGCATCCTCGTAGAGATCTGTGTAGTGGAATGACATTGCAGGCGGCTCCTCAAGAAGAATGGGATCTATGATTTTGGGTGGTCCCGAGGGCAGGAAAATTGGTGTAAGAATAGTCTCTTCACTGCCAAACAAGGCTGAACCACTCTCCTTCACAGGACATTTTGAGGGTTCTCTCTCGTCTACACTGTCTTCTTCCTCATTCTCAAATTGCCTGTTGACGTCATGTTCGTCATCGCGTCCACTGCCATAAAACACTTCATCGAGATGCTCGCTCGCTATTTCAACGTcagtaacaaaaacaaaggtgtCATCAGACAGGCCATCGGCAGCTTTCTCGTGATTTTGGGAAGTTTTGTTTGCTTCAGTTTCACTCATTTCCAGTTTCTCCTCTGCGTCGACACTTTCACCCGGAATATGCTCATCCAACAATGTAAATTTCTCAAAATAATCCATGTCAGTGGTTCCATCCTTCTTTTTATCAGCTGTGTCCTCAGTAGAGGCAGGGATAGAGGGCTCAACATTAACGGTTTCCACTTGTATTATTACCTGGCCGTTGTCTTCTATTTGAATAATGTTAGCACTGCTTTCCATTGCTTGTGtttcttcttgtgtttgttcataTTTTGGAGTTGATTTAATCCTTGGGTTCTCCTCCAAGTAAGATAAGTTATCTGCCAGTTCAGTGCTGTCCTCTTCATCGACTGTAGGAAGTCTTGAAGGTACTACAATGTTAAGTATCTCATAGCCCTCAGAGACAAGGCTAAATAACTCCTGTTCTTTATCCATTTTCGACTCACCATTTTCATCTGTGTTTGCAGGTCTTACATTAGGCACAGAAACCTCCGTCATCAATGGTCTTTCGTTTCCACCTGGGAAATTTCTGGAAGATGGCCTTTTCAATCTTTCTCCAAGCTTGCCTCTGccgctcttttttttccttttcctgatGATTTTGTCCTCGTCCATGATGATCACAATTTTTCCCTGAGTTCCAGAGCCCTCCAGGCTGTAGGCCTCTGACGTGGAGCTGGCTTCAGAGGCCCAGGGGGTGGAGCAGCGACTGGAGGCCGTCTCCCACACAATCCCACTGTCCTCGCTCTGCACTGTCACCATGGAGAAGGAGGGGTCCATCATGACACACTGGAGCTTTGGCTTTACAGATTCATCCTGCACTATCTGCTTTAAACTGCAACAAAAGCaacagaaggagagagcaggTTAATGGCaatggtttaattttttattaggGTAGCGTGCCACGGTTCATCCAGGGAACTGCTGGATGAACCAGCTTTTAAATATGTACTGTTGGATTAAAGATGGATTTATTGTACTTTCATAATTGTACTTGCATAAATCAGCCAGTGATTTACAGTTACAACCTGGGAAGGTCCAATTCCTATGTAGGAATTTAAGAAGAGATGATACCTTGGAATTTTTAGTAGTTTCATAATTTATCTCATGACAGAGTACTGTacaactgattttatttttgtttttttgccctttAAATAAGAGTCATTTAactacaaatattatttttaaagttaagaGACTACTATTCTTGTAGGTGCCTGAGTAAATAATTTAGTCATAGTCACAGGCAAGTACTAAGTGTGGACTTGGTCTGCAGGGTTCTCTGTAGGTACAGGCGATATAGCAGGGACATCACAGGCTTGCATATATCGGAGGGAAAACATAAACTACATTTTGGAGCAGTCAGTAAAGACACTCCTTACACACACCAGATGGGACCAGCATACATAAAAAAGGTACAATTGGCTTGATCCCACCTGAAGCAAGGCACGCTGACTAATGCTGCATTAGCTGCAGATATGTCAGGCACCCACAGGGTATTAATCTGGTTTGCAACTTCTGCAATTTCTGGCACAATATTTACCTATATTTTGATTTCCATTGGCCTACCCATTAAAAACTTTAACTCAGAAAGAGTAATGAGGAGACTGAAAATGTGGTAATGTAGTTCCTAGCATGAGATTGATTGCACCACAGCAGGTTTCAAAAAACTGAAAGCTTGGTAACTGTTGTAAACAGGTGGGGGTGAGTGGTTAAGTAATGACCCATAGATGCTAGACTTAACTGGCAGGGCTTGTAAGTGATCTGAATTATGAAAGGTTAACACAGTGCGCTGGAAGGCCTAAATGCATGTGatattaaataacattattaaGGCTGTGTGCAATGTACCCCTCTCACACTTTTTACCATCTGCCCCTCGTCACGTTTCTGTTGTTCAGAACCatcaccaccacgctgtatctcttctctcctttctcatcAAAACCACTTGAACGTAGAGCATTTAATCATGGTTCTCACTTTCCACTGAACTGCAGGAgcagctagtttgctttcatggATGGACAGGCTATGGAAATGGATATTCTCTCAGTGAGTGTGCTGCTCTACTGAGTGAGATCGGCTTGTCTTTCGAGGGCCTTGTATTCAAATCTGTTATGTCTGAGAAAAGCATTTCCCCATTACTCTAATCCTAGTAATGGATTCCACAATGTACACATAGATCGTCCTACAAAACACAAGTAAGGACAGCAGCTGAGTGCATGCACATATTAATAATCGTAGTTCACtacttttaatatttaaaagttTACTAGGTTGGtctaaaaacctacaggatgacaCCACACAGTGTATCATATCCATCACAATGCATTGTTTTGCATATATAGGGACCTAGATATATATTGAAATGAGCCATTTGCATGTATTCAATCACAATTCCACTACCACTTGCACAAGCGAAGCCTCCgtttaataaagataaaataaaaagtgtctTATTTCAATATCTTCCCCATTACACAGTTGTattgaaccattttacatttatataaggCCAAATTGCCTTAACAATTGATTCAGGTTTAACAACGCATGTTTCACTGCACAACCATAACAACATGTCTCAGGATTCAAACCATCTTTCTGTGCAAGGCTTTAATATTCGAACCCCGACATACCCTGTTTTTATCAACTGCTACCA contains:
- the cmya5 gene encoding cardiomyopathy-associated protein 5, which codes for MDNNLQEDGDRIESEISITESQDDPSGEDVNDEEDEVEELRNSLKQIVQDESVKPKLQCVMMDPSFSMVTVQSEDSGIVWETASSRCSTPWASEASSTSEAYSLEGSGTQGKIVIIMDEDKIIRKRKKKSGRGKLGERLKRPSSRNFPGGNERPLMTEVSVPNVRPANTDENGESKMDKEQELFSLVSEGYEILNIVVPSRLPTVDEEDSTELADNLSYLEENPRIKSTPKYEQTQEETQAMESSANIIQIEDNGQVIIQVETVNVEPSIPASTEDTADKKKDGTTDMDYFEKFTLLDEHIPGESVDAEEKLEMSETEANKTSQNHEKAADGLSDDTFVFVTDVEIASEHLDEVFYGSGRDDEHDVNRQFENEEEDSVDEREPSKCPVKESGSALFGSEETILTPIFLPSGPPKIIDPILLEEPPAMSFHYTDLYEDAVGVRKKEEEFSDVESVVSEKSFQRRLSDSDDASGYLEKFILKDETPVTEEVPVADDPPEGGRLIWSQSEFELTGCLTRVEEEDDIKEEKEKGESTESFRRSPSPREVCESVNKMSEDKTEDSEMAIQQEEVDMTGRKSPEVCDVEKPVEDKEKEIESTQPSDRLAEKEIEFQPEEISEKKASVKETVTDTTEGLEVAISPETICEEIAPSKEENLIKSDEAAVDQETEIMDQEIAPEIIVVTSEETCEQIASGRESVEDTNKESGIAHCLESAVPDTDGINRTKGEAIDQEVAIMQQEIVPDLTIVKPEETCEEVVTDEEIAKEKVEESVNIERSESVHEEIVTDSETIQIEAVTDEEIAKEKEEESIDFERSQSVHEEIVTDSENIQIKTVTDEEIAKEKEEESVDVKKSESVREETVTDSENIQIKTVTDEEIAKEKEEESVDVKKSESVREETVTDSENIQIEAVTDEEIAKEKVEESVDVERSESVHEEIVTGSENIQIEAVTDKEIVKEKVEESVDVERSESVHKEIVTDSENIQIEAVTDKEIAKERVEESVDVKRAESVHKEIVTDSENIQMRAEQEHVDQEAEATDVVVEPDEKIKTESEEPECLSHEIISVSDISRGDTTAADVESKDEVNLKNEPPEDICVVTTEEEVKEKHPVSAIEAREDLVEQDVSMSETEQTSKVEPQFPHRTSKDGNTYLIKEEEEAILPEDNGLLFLDDGRNSTEAVGEAQKAQIHRGTDRELLNIHEWHRDNQLKPDSGLAENRERILLRLSPLVMAEAVEEEEGEEEEGLRPPLRSFSPQEDLSAFGHEAMLSAPEPFQFLHHDEEVAAELDYDIITQQEASELPKLETEVVKETESPELPDEALDSMQEVDRDQGLEADYEIIESLDGIPLSEAEMVKTDLKRESLNTFCLVCRCPISAEDKLSGEHQDHEVTTVEKAYEEIRNKLSERISVLQERSENVTDLVSELELAYNSVEDHCKTSEQRLDEQNDEIMKMVMDQYNEMSQNMEEEKKAKLEQLYDRIVSFQESIDSAKEALEKSTKEIEETDPLTLETSSKDINTSLTTALDAALSLELTPSAFPLFEDYAKSPSGNGRKELKGIPVPQKPHLQPQEPNSATSTSVTVYWKVNEGDIIDCFQVYCMEEPQGAVSEEYRVTVKESYCTLEDLEADKCYKVWVMAVNYTGCSLPSEKLSFRTAPSVPVIDTEKCTVCWDSAIIRWSPTHPNAVESYTLEYCRQYACEGEGLRSTSGIRECEQKVLLLASENYLFYIKAANSFGASEQSEAALISTRGTRFHLLPDSAPPALELSEDRATVYYHEEAFNQRANINECLSIQGELLPPRGYHYWETTVGSSDAYRIGVAYPETARDNPLGEDSTSWCIHCVPTATSCRFELLHDNAQTAIFTVEVPTRIGTLLDFIRGRLSFFNAQSGQLLGSHWHRFASGCQAVLALERPGALELHMVSEVPEFAKH